From Carcharodon carcharias isolate sCarCar2 chromosome 38 unlocalized genomic scaffold, sCarCar2.pri SUPER_38_unloc_39, whole genome shotgun sequence, one genomic window encodes:
- the LOC121274832 gene encoding probable G-protein coupled receptor 139: MILSLRNCGLSKCVTRYLVGMSAADLLVVIFDVTLRQIPIVYRETFALIQYSVPVCNIHAVLLYAATDCSVWFTVTFTFDRFVAICCQKLKSKFCTARTAAVVLGSVSVLSCSKNIFWYFMLGTRYWLFNKPWFCSVTIYVQFSLAWSSIVFMHNILTPCVPFVLILLLNIFTVRHILVTSRARRRLRAHSSGDCPQDKEMENRRKSIILLFSISANFILLWSVFMFFSIWWRMFHVGYRAIFLDAFVMELGFMLQLLSCCTNTCIYGVTQSKFRDELKNALKYPVFLIFRFIKR; the protein is encoded by the coding sequence ATGATCCTTTCCCTGAGAAACTGCGGTCTCTCCAAGTGTGTCACTCGCTACCTGGTGGGCATGTCAGCGGCAGATTTACTGGTCGTTATTTTTGACGTGACATTGAGACAAATTCCAATTGTTTATAGGGAAACGTTTGCTCTCATTCAGTATTCTGTCCCGGTGTGCAACATCCACGCTgtcctgctttatgcagccactgaTTGCTCAgtctggttcaccgtcactttcacctttgatcgatttgttGCCATTTGCTGCCAGAAGCTGAAAAGTAAGTTTTGCACTGCGCGAACAGCAGCTGTGGTCCTGGGATCTGTCTCTGTGTTGAGCTGCTCAAAGAATATTTTCTGGTATTTCATGCTTGGAACTCGATATTGGTTGTTTAACAAGCCCTGGTTTTGTTCTGTGACAATATATGTTCAGTTCTCTCTGGCCTGGTCGTCAATTGTGTTCATGCACAACATTCTAACCCCGTgtgtcccatttgtcctgattctACTGTTAAATATTTTCACTGTCAGGCACATCTTGGTGACAagcagagcccgcaggagactccgggcACACAGCAGTGGGGATTGTCCCCAAGACAAAGAGATGGAGAACCGAAGGAAATCCATAATTTTACTCTTTTCCATCTCGGCGAATTTTATCCTGTTGTGGTCAgtgttcatgtttttttctataTGGTGGCGGATGTTTCATGTGGGGTATCGGGCAATATTTCTTGATGCTTTTGTGATGGAActgggcttcatgctgcagctcctgagttgCTGCACTAACACCTGCATTTATGGCGTGACGCAGAGTAAATTCCGAGATGAGTTGAAGAATGCCCTGAAATATCCCGTGTTTCTAATTTTTCGATTTATTAAACGGTGA